In one Pseudodesulfovibrio tunisiensis genomic region, the following are encoded:
- a CDS encoding electron transporter RnfC produces MTSFSFSLLTGETGPLTRAPEPDRLRIPSPCHEPLVREGETVAAGQKIAAAEIPGKGDMHAPLGGTVENVRTDHIAMTTSGSGLADSGKIPGQGGEPLREWLRSMGADVSRLGPARDLIVNAVPPEPGITAYDPLLRDYRKMLELGLETIQKFVNPTRTHLIVANGNRANAFSNCNVVHVPARYPEGLDQLVLRRVTGREYRLDDPLDNAAITNPSELYLIGRLMESGRPITQTVLTIAGRNVLAHVGTPVGLLFESADISPAPGDRVVIGGLMRGITAVNLEQGVNKGDYGLSLVRMGEYPETSDAFCIGCAECERHCPARIMPGMISRCAEFKQFHRAEAYQVDSCIECGICGYWCTARRPLLHYIRYAKQELALLRGACDIPEPDQSKATAGEEA; encoded by the coding sequence ATGACCTCGTTCAGCTTCAGCCTGCTCACCGGAGAAACCGGCCCCCTGACGCGCGCTCCGGAACCGGATCGGCTGCGCATTCCCTCGCCGTGCCACGAGCCACTGGTTCGCGAAGGGGAAACCGTGGCGGCGGGACAGAAAATCGCGGCGGCGGAAATTCCCGGCAAGGGCGACATGCACGCTCCATTGGGCGGCACAGTGGAAAACGTCCGTACCGACCACATCGCCATGACCACCTCCGGCAGCGGACTGGCGGACTCCGGGAAAATTCCCGGACAGGGTGGCGAACCTCTCAGGGAATGGCTGCGCTCCATGGGCGCGGACGTATCCCGTCTCGGGCCGGCCCGCGACCTGATCGTGAATGCCGTGCCCCCGGAACCGGGCATAACCGCATACGATCCCCTGCTCCGCGATTACCGGAAGATGCTGGAACTGGGACTGGAAACCATACAGAAATTCGTGAACCCGACGCGCACGCATCTGATCGTGGCCAACGGCAACCGGGCCAATGCATTCAGCAACTGCAATGTCGTCCATGTTCCGGCCAGATATCCGGAAGGTCTTGACCAGCTCGTCCTGCGCCGCGTCACGGGGCGGGAATACCGGCTGGACGATCCTCTGGACAACGCAGCCATAACCAATCCTTCGGAACTGTATCTGATCGGCCGTCTCATGGAGAGCGGCCGCCCCATCACCCAGACCGTGCTGACCATTGCGGGCCGCAATGTACTGGCCCATGTCGGCACCCCGGTCGGCCTGCTTTTCGAAAGCGCGGACATTTCCCCGGCCCCGGGAGACAGGGTGGTCATCGGCGGACTGATGCGTGGCATCACCGCAGTCAATCTGGAACAGGGCGTGAACAAGGGCGACTACGGTCTGTCTCTGGTCCGCATGGGCGAATACCCGGAGACCTCGGACGCGTTCTGCATCGGATGCGCCGAATGCGAACGCCACTGTCCGGCCCGGATCATGCCCGGGATGATCAGCCGCTGCGCGGAATTCAAGCAATTCCATCGCGCCGAGGCCTATCAGGTGGATTCCTGCATCGAATGCGGCATCTGCGGCTACTGGTGCACGGCACGCAGACCTCTGCTCCACTACATCCGCTACGCCAAGCAGGAACTCGCCCTGCTTCGGGGCGCCTGCGACATTCCGGAACCGGACCAGTCCAAGGCAACCGCAGGGGAGGAAGCATGA
- a CDS encoding NAD(P)/FAD-dependent oxidoreductase, whose product MNTSIAYDIVILGSGPAGLQAAIHASRKKARTLMLGRLDNSSLYWAHVENYCCQLTMSGEEILRTGREQAISFGAEFRDEDVLSIEREDAGFALTTESGDTIRTHTVILATGSSRNKLGVPGEKDLLGKGVSYCVDCDAGFFRNEVVAVAGSRSAAAGGAVTLTRFASEVHLISDRLDIAPALRKQLDDSGVLVHEGASIKRILGENAVTGLELEDGSVLDVTGVFIELGAKGVLELTASLGLQLDESMKYIETDKKMRTNVDGVFAAGDICGPPLQMAKAVGEGCVAGITAANYAKKAGQTK is encoded by the coding sequence ATGAACACTTCCATTGCATACGACATCGTCATTCTCGGTTCCGGCCCTGCCGGTCTGCAGGCCGCCATACACGCATCCCGCAAAAAGGCCCGTACCCTCATGCTCGGCCGTCTGGACAACTCCAGCCTGTACTGGGCCCACGTGGAAAACTACTGCTGCCAGCTCACCATGTCCGGCGAGGAAATCCTGCGCACGGGCCGCGAGCAGGCAATCTCCTTCGGTGCCGAATTCCGCGACGAGGACGTCCTGTCCATCGAACGGGAGGATGCCGGTTTTGCGCTGACAACGGAATCCGGCGACACGATCCGGACGCACACCGTCATCCTCGCCACGGGCTCGAGCCGCAACAAGCTGGGCGTACCCGGAGAAAAGGACCTGCTCGGCAAGGGCGTGAGCTACTGCGTGGATTGCGACGCAGGCTTCTTCCGCAACGAAGTGGTGGCAGTGGCAGGCTCCCGCAGTGCAGCCGCAGGAGGCGCGGTCACCCTGACCCGGTTCGCTTCCGAGGTGCACCTGATCAGCGACAGGCTGGACATTGCCCCGGCCCTGCGCAAACAGCTCGACGATTCCGGCGTGCTGGTGCATGAAGGCGCTTCCATCAAGCGCATCCTCGGTGAAAACGCGGTGACCGGACTGGAGCTGGAAGACGGCTCGGTTCTCGATGTTACCGGCGTATTCATCGAACTCGGCGCAAAGGGCGTGCTCGAACTGACCGCATCCCTGGGGCTGCAACTGGATGAAAGCATGAAGTACATTGAAACCGACAAGAAGATGCGCACCAATGTGGACGGCGTTTTTGCGGCCGGGGACATCTGCGGTCCTCCGCTGCAAATGGCCAAGGCTGTCGGTGAAGGCTGCGTGGCGGGCATAACCGCCGCCAACTATGCCAAAAAGGCCGGACAGACGAAATAA
- a CDS encoding potassium:proton antiporter, with protein sequence MLKHSGALCWIGCLLTLGYQGLMWLIHGTWPSLTLMDALRNLNGSDLASIMSHLSFGLAIKITYVALTTELALALWWLGVGFFVLFAVLNVIRGR encoded by the coding sequence ATGCTCAAACACTCCGGAGCCCTCTGCTGGATAGGCTGCCTTCTGACTCTGGGATATCAGGGACTGATGTGGCTCATCCACGGGACATGGCCCTCCCTGACGCTCATGGATGCACTTCGCAACCTCAACGGCTCGGATCTGGCATCCATCATGAGCCACCTTTCCTTCGGCCTCGCCATCAAGATCACCTACGTGGCCCTGACCACGGAACTGGCTCTGGCCCTCTGGTGGCTGGGAGTCGGCTTCTTCGTGCTTTTCGCCGTGCTCAACGTGATTCGCGGCAGATAA
- a CDS encoding PilZ domain-containing protein has protein sequence MRLVPGDKVLVEYSTFGDRLLSVIADVRNGNRLVVYSPLTPPILERLRTDSRALVKFVQEGRLRAFRSRVLNSVTALGELVELDYPGFAVDADERCEPRCGCRFPATVMLGERSMDAVVEDMSESCARVRFREPGSCLTDRDSDREVRLAFRPFDPERGYDVSCEVQSVFMRDRDMHAVLRFSEKDREMRDRISRFVASQLQCMTDSS, from the coding sequence ATGCGATTGGTACCCGGAGACAAGGTGCTGGTGGAATATTCCACGTTCGGGGATCGTCTGCTCAGCGTGATCGCCGATGTCAGGAACGGCAACAGACTGGTTGTCTACTCTCCGCTCACGCCTCCCATTCTGGAGCGGCTTCGCACCGATTCCCGCGCTCTGGTCAAGTTCGTGCAGGAAGGGCGGTTGCGGGCCTTCCGGTCCCGTGTCCTGAATTCGGTGACCGCGCTCGGCGAACTTGTGGAACTGGATTATCCGGGATTCGCGGTGGATGCGGATGAGCGGTGCGAACCCCGCTGCGGCTGTCGTTTCCCGGCGACGGTCATGCTCGGAGAGCGGAGCATGGATGCCGTGGTCGAGGATATGTCCGAATCCTGTGCCCGGGTCCGGTTTCGTGAGCCCGGAAGCTGTCTGACTGATCGGGATTCGGACAGGGAAGTGCGTCTTGCGTTTCGTCCGTTCGACCCTGAACGCGGGTATGACGTGTCTTGCGAAGTGCAGTCCGTGTTCATGCGCGACCGGGATATGCATGCGGTGCTGCGATTTTCGGAAAAGGACCGGGAAATGCGTGATCGCATCTCCCGGTTCGTGGCGTCCCAGCTTCAGTGCATGACCGACAGTTCATAG
- a CDS encoding electron transport complex protein RnfA, whose translation MDYFVLIIAAIFVNNIVLAQYLGNCPFIGTSKESGVAMGMGFAVVFVAVMAAAITWCVQKYLLTPNDLGYLQTIAFILVIAALVQFVEMFLKKVIPPLYKSLGIFLPLITTNCAVLGIAIICQREEYSLMETVIFSLASGAGFMLALVVLATIRERLEISRVPVSLRGTPLALIMAGLMSLAFFAFKGMAS comes from the coding sequence ATGGATTACTTCGTCCTGATCATCGCGGCCATCTTCGTCAACAACATCGTGCTGGCCCAGTATCTGGGCAACTGCCCGTTCATCGGCACGTCCAAGGAATCCGGCGTGGCCATGGGCATGGGCTTTGCCGTGGTCTTCGTGGCCGTCATGGCCGCAGCCATCACATGGTGCGTGCAGAAATACCTGCTGACCCCCAACGACCTTGGCTACCTCCAGACCATCGCCTTCATTCTGGTCATCGCGGCTCTTGTCCAGTTCGTGGAAATGTTCCTGAAAAAGGTCATTCCTCCCCTGTACAAATCCCTCGGCATATTCCTGCCGCTCATCACCACGAACTGCGCGGTGCTCGGCATCGCCATCATCTGCCAGCGCGAGGAATATTCCCTGATGGAAACCGTGATCTTTTCCCTGGCCTCGGGCGCAGGTTTCATGCTCGCTCTGGTCGTACTGGCCACCATCCGGGAACGGCTGGAAATCAGCCGGGTTCCGGTCAGCCTGCGCGGTACGCCTCTGGCCCTGATCATGGCCGGGCTCATGTCTCTGGCCTTTTTCGCCTTCAAGGGAATGGCATCCTAG
- a CDS encoding cytochrome c3 family protein — MNKRYLTISVLTGLLFLTAVVGYLIPADSEAVPVRLLLANKGGKVILDHQAHAAWQNDRCGDCHHTSGNDPKPPRCGECHARKFDQTFADTHQDLLNESQCAACHHPSATIDNFSHDAHVEDYTDQDCQACHHPPDIDPGPQSCANCHADTAENGKPSLRDAAHARCADCHDEYIHSETVECGFCHVRKQEETGTDTACSACHPGPTDTLLPTRTKAFHGQCMGCHETQDTGPFGERECNQCHMK, encoded by the coding sequence TTGAACAAACGATACCTCACGATTTCCGTTCTGACCGGGCTGTTGTTTCTGACCGCCGTTGTCGGATACCTGATCCCGGCCGATTCCGAAGCCGTTCCGGTCCGGTTGCTCCTCGCCAACAAGGGCGGCAAGGTCATTCTCGATCATCAGGCCCATGCCGCATGGCAGAACGACCGTTGCGGCGACTGTCATCACACCTCGGGCAACGACCCGAAACCGCCCCGCTGCGGGGAATGCCACGCCCGCAAGTTCGATCAGACGTTCGCGGATACCCACCAGGACCTCCTGAACGAATCACAGTGTGCGGCCTGCCATCATCCGAGCGCGACCATCGACAATTTCTCCCACGACGCGCACGTCGAGGACTACACGGATCAGGATTGCCAGGCATGCCATCATCCCCCGGACATCGATCCCGGTCCGCAGTCCTGCGCAAACTGTCATGCCGACACAGCCGAAAACGGCAAGCCCTCGCTCAGGGACGCAGCCCATGCGCGATGCGCCGACTGCCATGATGAATACATTCATTCCGAAACGGTTGAATGCGGATTCTGCCATGTCCGCAAGCAGGAAGAGACCGGCACGGACACGGCATGCTCCGCCTGTCATCCCGGCCCCACGGACACTCTGCTGCCGACACGCACCAAGGCTTTCCACGGCCAATGCATGGGCTGTCATGAAACACAGGACACGGGACCGTTCGGAGAAAGGGAATGCAACCAGTGTCACATGAAATAG
- the rnfG gene encoding RnfABCDGE type electron transport complex subunit G produces the protein MNDMVKMVVVLSLICGLSGLTLASVRKATAPVIEEQVLTHVQGPALKQIFPSHDNNPVRDRKRMDLGDGKSLTVFPAFRNGKLTGVAFETFGKGYGGPIGIMVGFATDGSRLEGIGVTTLKETPGLGARIVEPEFRDQFTNHSMERIALTKQGGDINAVAGATISSTGTVAAVNQAVNLFRRIKDRISAEWES, from the coding sequence ATGAATGACATGGTGAAAATGGTCGTGGTCCTGTCCCTGATCTGCGGTCTGTCCGGACTGACTCTGGCCTCGGTTCGCAAGGCCACGGCCCCGGTCATCGAGGAACAGGTGCTCACCCATGTTCAGGGCCCGGCCCTGAAGCAGATTTTCCCGTCTCATGACAACAATCCGGTCAGGGACCGCAAGCGGATGGACCTTGGCGACGGCAAAAGTCTGACCGTGTTCCCGGCCTTCCGGAACGGCAAGCTCACGGGCGTGGCGTTCGAGACCTTTGGCAAGGGCTACGGAGGCCCAATCGGAATCATGGTCGGATTCGCCACGGACGGTTCCAGGCTGGAAGGCATCGGCGTGACCACGCTCAAGGAAACACCTGGGCTCGGCGCACGCATCGTGGAGCCGGAATTCCGCGACCAGTTCACCAACCACTCCATGGAAAGGATCGCCCTGACCAAACAGGGCGGGGACATCAACGCCGTGGCCGGAGCCACCATCTCCTCCACGGGCACGGTAGCCGCCGTGAATCAGGCCGTGAACCTCTTCCGCAGGATCAAGGACCGCATCAGCGCGGAATGGGAATCATAG
- a CDS encoding RnfABCDGE type electron transport complex subunit D has protein sequence MKPLDPILTVAWPPHAHCGRTVIGRMTEIMVALMPAAFLAVAAFGMEALRVMSLCCAVAVITEYGCSKAMRIEPRTWDFHSLLIGLMFAFLLPASAPWWLAVVGSAASVALGKMIFGGLGGNPLCPPLVGWAICRLSWPDVMDTNATMLSSALPAPLHQLKAFGLESVQSIPLTDLLLGRQLGGLGEVQLLGLLAGAAFLFLRRHLRWQIPVGFIAGLLATATVYRMIDPAAYAPPLFHLLAGGSLFGAFFLAPDTSSSPIGRIPAVLYGLIAGTLVIIIRVYGIYPDGVPFAILLANLFTPLLDRIRPQAFGMRREDIAARGGGHE, from the coding sequence ATGAAGCCGCTCGATCCCATTCTCACCGTGGCATGGCCGCCCCACGCGCATTGCGGCAGGACCGTGATCGGCCGCATGACCGAAATCATGGTCGCGCTCATGCCTGCCGCCTTTCTGGCCGTGGCCGCATTCGGCATGGAGGCGCTCCGCGTCATGAGCCTGTGCTGCGCCGTGGCCGTGATCACGGAATACGGCTGTTCGAAAGCCATGCGCATAGAACCCCGGACATGGGATTTCCATTCCCTGCTCATCGGGCTGATGTTCGCATTTCTCCTGCCCGCATCCGCGCCATGGTGGCTGGCCGTGGTGGGCAGTGCAGCCAGCGTGGCACTCGGCAAGATGATCTTCGGGGGCCTTGGCGGCAACCCGCTCTGCCCGCCTCTCGTGGGATGGGCCATATGCCGTCTTTCGTGGCCGGATGTCATGGATACCAATGCCACCATGCTTTCCTCGGCCCTGCCTGCGCCCCTGCACCAGCTCAAGGCATTCGGTCTGGAATCCGTCCAATCCATTCCCCTGACCGATCTGCTGCTCGGCAGACAGCTCGGCGGATTGGGCGAGGTCCAGCTGCTCGGTCTGCTCGCCGGAGCCGCATTCCTGTTCCTTCGGCGTCATCTCCGCTGGCAGATACCTGTCGGCTTCATTGCCGGTCTTCTGGCAACGGCCACAGTCTACCGCATGATCGATCCCGCTGCCTATGCGCCGCCTCTGTTCCACCTGCTGGCGGGCGGTTCCCTGTTCGGAGCCTTCTTTCTTGCACCGGACACATCCAGTTCCCCGATTGGACGCATCCCGGCCGTTCTCTACGGTCTCATCGCCGGAACTCTGGTCATCATCATTCGAGTCTACGGCATCTACCCGGACGGCGTGCCCTTTGCCATTCTGCTGGCCAACCTGTTCACCCCGCTGCTGGACCGCATCCGGCCTCAGGCTTTCGGCATGCGCCGGGAAGACATCGCAGCCAGAGGAGGCGGCCATGAATGA
- the rsxE gene encoding electron transport complex subunit RsxE, giving the protein MNRIWKEFSKGLWKDLPPFKVVLGLCPVLAVTKTADNGFGMGCAVIFVLTLSNLLVSMLRKLIPAKVRIACFIVVAASLVVTVELLMQAYAYPLYQQLGIFVPLIVVNCIILGRAEAFASKNPIILSVADGLGMGVGFTLSLTFLGSVREILGYGTWFGMEIMGAWYKPFTFMVEAPGAFVCLGLIVAGMNALTNWQRRNKGLEAITGPAHDCANCGMCMTRPQQF; this is encoded by the coding sequence ATGAACAGAATATGGAAGGAATTTTCCAAGGGATTGTGGAAGGACCTGCCGCCGTTCAAGGTCGTGCTGGGCCTGTGCCCGGTGCTGGCCGTGACCAAGACTGCGGACAACGGCTTCGGCATGGGATGCGCCGTGATCTTCGTGCTCACCCTGTCCAACCTGCTGGTCTCCATGCTGCGCAAGCTCATCCCGGCCAAGGTGCGCATCGCCTGCTTCATCGTGGTGGCTGCGTCGCTGGTGGTCACCGTGGAACTGCTCATGCAGGCCTATGCCTATCCCCTGTACCAGCAGCTCGGCATCTTCGTACCGCTCATCGTGGTCAACTGCATCATCCTCGGCCGTGCCGAGGCCTTTGCTTCCAAGAATCCGATCATCCTGTCCGTGGCCGACGGACTGGGCATGGGAGTGGGATTCACGCTTTCCCTGACATTTCTCGGCTCGGTGCGCGAAATACTGGGATACGGCACATGGTTCGGCATGGAAATCATGGGTGCGTGGTACAAGCCCTTCACCTTCATGGTCGAGGCCCCGGGCGCATTCGTCTGTCTCGGGCTGATCGTGGCGGGCATGAACGCCCTGACCAACTGGCAAAGGCGCAACAAGGGACTGGAGGCCATCACCGGCCCGGCCCACGACTGCGCCAACTGCGGCATGTGCATGACCAGACCGCAACAATTCTAG